One window of Halichondria panicea chromosome 7, odHalPani1.1, whole genome shotgun sequence genomic DNA carries:
- the LOC135338897 gene encoding protein EFR3 homolog B-like, giving the protein MCVGVGFVKFAEREEGNTPYHRQYDFLIHRFASLSLTKNVDDADKYHETQMAGLQRLRGVIKKIGRQDNLQMNIWDLDHMNKIVPPFLFNMHSHSVAQSRESGEIQPVVEEGDSLGGYSQDSLTELITFAGLSHRQCPQANTAARHFDLNKLWISDKEFTAGVYVIVVEAMQPPSRQDRYKAVQSLVDHLDAKVKETKQGILGTLSKCVAVAVDSSLGPSVLDIFRTLVHHLRISIETVSEGPSDLTSSLTFQQSITITVGEFAGVLPDYHKPDILGLINSYVPVASGGLDSGATTGLSVHPLAPHDTQNSPMLTTSLVKCLRAVADTCHASVLEPAFPGQLFASLVQLLLIREPNTQLDVALLWHRLVQYHANKDKIPLNTYTVWRVWFRKDSSLKQSTLSSPISCTSPANTLAFYQLVFLLTLEFSYQRLSDILVFLHQLQELAVKEKGLEAHHRVVLHATVAGVLYLASKISRNEVLKTHIDGVIAKRKETAPKAIVGHSSRRKCSHLDMEEKLLKRYQIMDPGVMAELESELELANSKADFVCVMSL; this is encoded by the exons atgtgtgtgggtgtggga tttgtgaAGTTTGCCGAGCGAGAGGAAGGGAACACCCCCTACCACAGACAGTACGACTTCCTCATCCACCGCTTTGCCTCTCTTAGCCTCACCAAGAATGTCGACGACGCCGACAAATATCACGA GACGCAGATGGCTGGGTTGCAACGGCTGAGGGGAGTAATAAAGAAGATTGGTCGGCAAGACAACCTCCAGATGAACATTTGGGACCTAGATCACATGAACAAGATagtgccgcccttcctcttcaATATGCACAGTCACAGTGTCGCCCAGTCaag AGAGTCTGGTGAGATCCAGCCTGTTGTGGAGGAGGGAGACAGTCTGGGAGGGTACTCTCAAGATAGTCTCACTGAGCTCATCACTTTTGCCGGACTCTCACATCGACAGTGTCCTCAAGCCAATACTGCA gcaag ACACTTTGACCTAAACAAATTATGGATATCAGACAAGGAATTCACAGCTGGTGTGTACGTCATCGTCGTGGAAGCCATGcag ccccccagt AGACAGGATCGGTACAAGGCCGTCCAGTCGCTGGTGGACCACCTGGATGCCAAGGTGAAGGAGACCAAACAAGGGATCCTCGGCACACTCTCTAAGTGTGTTGCCGTGGCAGTAGACAGCTCTCTAG GTCCGTCTGTACTGGATATATTCCGTACACTGGTCCACCACCTCCGTATCTCCATAGAAACTGTTTCAGAAGGCCCCTCCGACCTCACGTCCTCTCTGACCTTTCAGCAATCCATCACTATCACTGTGGGGGAGTTTGCAGGAGTCCTTCCCGACTATCACAAGCCAGATATACTGGGGCTCATCAACTCTTATGTACCCGTGGCCTCAGGGGGTCTTGATAGCGGAGCCACCACTGGACTGTCTGTACATCCTCTGGCACCTCATGACACTCAAAACAG CCCCATGTTGACTACCTCCCTGGTCAAGTGTTTGAGGGCGGTGGCTGACACCTGTCACGCATCAGTGCTAGAGCCGGCATTCCCAGGGCAACTGTTTGCCTCCCTCGTTCAATTGCTCCTCATACGAGAGCCCAACACACAGCTGGATGTGGCCCTACTCTGGCATCGTCTCGTACAATACCATGCCAACAAGGACAAGATTCCTCTCAACAC TTACACAG tctggagggtgtggtttagAAAGGATTCCTCTCTAAAACAGTCAACTCTCTCTTCACCAATCTCCTGCACTAGCCCTGCTAACACACTCGCTTTCTACCAACTCGTATTTCTCCTGACACTGGAATTCTCTTATCAAAGGCTCTCAGATATACTGGTCTTCCTACACCAGCTGCAAGAGCTTGCTGTGAAGGAGAAAGGTCTTGAGGCACATCACAGAGTGGTGCTACATGCTACAGTGGCAGGTGTGCTGTATCTAGCGTCCAAGATTAGTCGAAACGAGGTACTCAAGACGCACATCGATGGAGTGATTGCTAAGAGGAAGGAGACAGCTCCGAAGGCTATTGTGGGACATTCTTCTAgaagg AAGTGCAGTCATCTAGAcatggaggagaagctgctcaagagatatcaaatcatggacccgggtgtcatggctgagctggagtcagaattggaactggccaacagcaaggcagat tttgtgtgtgttatgtcaCTGTAA